The Leishmania braziliensis MHOM/BR/75/M2904 complete genome, chromosome 12 genome window below encodes:
- a CDS encoding putative leucine-rich repeat protein, with protein METQSAAKGASRRNEVEKGAVPQAEGGMIVSAAVPSALRSAISKRGGFAHNSSVDRSLADEPNSTTALSSSSLASARLYKDPYAADLGPRESLKASPHTRASKASYVSPASSVKREWKTVAAAMTQSSPSPSVTAPLLGNSAAAASSAACSTGESPTGSSVCSGAEFNRAHKNQTSIRCPALRSNTDAFDESPAAVAASRTSNSPTAVLAEAAEVLCVELPEVSLSQTSRIASAAGGGRLEVRMRGLVALPCLHVPASSTPPSLDEKKASATSSSAHGSGDVVAGRLHAVSFRQNAITSLVVQPARSTSSPKVSPITPRSSPLRCYAHVSSLDLTHNALASIAGIDALRCLRSLRLGFNRLTSLAPLWASPYVAELDVLDVSSNALTELLSADDVHALKRHHIRIVTHPTQAHSTACAHRNNSSSGQKYMQLRVLYASNNQICEVPSAIYSFTQLADLRLNKNVINRVPDGFPARVCLPLLTRVELSMNGLPSAVVEAVAARVEGAHRFRGGSGPSAEAKTAAFSPSASRTGDSVSSEETRKGTERCTERSRDHHLLRPAGGEEKARAPADEGTGAAASARASAPFKRKAAGSLPPTAPVITTASAQEAKHQDAVQCIAENVYSVDLNVWAAAVRRRLEELLRRSCDSDASGALSATPTCSMYELLVSLSDILSGNSCGGGATTLPRYRRRLTTTARTIASLLPCLPSCFLVYYEETQVRCPPLLLLTGVTASMAADQSELLLYEVLALHIVQNCLCMVRGATGGVSQPYARFTPSSLALHSPELSSQQACNAENSSASALRTEAPAANRASGSKPTPRRPSSPGTSRQLNFAVPLQVIHVIAFPEAAVTTHSSTSGLWAYLTWRQRWEAAVSRRRLPSKSFYVCELGTQPAGAHASQSLSSANQPFTAGENCNGTHETPNPAEPRSLYPFTANTPIPRVLEWRRLNEYRPASYCAVPPAWDLLYDLLLRSSLPESTAPSQPRALAMPPPLTGVGSRVHHARGIPVSLACVLLRAIEYPNCTGAPITFASPISPLLRWPTPGTGGSAARGAHSGTSTTTAPYAPCEDVIRSALQWRYYSQQLCNRVESEVNSVAAEQVTVCNMPLYSAEEVLQSQQRAVAALSSLGPQYTRLRCKPCRQNDVSEKPLESAAISKEAASNLPLGRSASTKPRSQALRSTSSAVTSYFAGPCASEAITTPDTTAWSHESEAIDTPAVPVGADRGSTPTAGADAEGGKADELGGIK; from the coding sequence ATGGAGACGCAGAGTGCGGCCAAGGGTGCCTCAAGGAGAAATGAGGTGGAAAAAGGCGCCGTACCCCAGGCGGAAGGGGGCATGATTGTCTCAGCCGCCGTGCCGTCAGCGTTGCGGTCGGCAATCAGCAAGCGGGGCGGCTTCGCTCACAACAGCAGCGTTGACAGGTCCCTCGCTGATGAGCCGAACAGCACCACTGCACTGTCGTCGTCCAGTTTGGCTTCCGCGAGGCTCTACAAGGATCCGTACGCAGCAGACCTCGGCCCGCGCGAAAGTTTGAAGGCGTCTCCTCACACAAGGGCGTCAAAGGCGTCGTACGTGAGTCCTGCTAGCTCCGTGAAGCGGGAATGGAAGACCGTTGCTGCAGCGATGACACAGTCGTCTCCGTCTCCCAGTGTAACAGCACCGCTGTTGGGCAactctgccgccgctgcctcctccgcagcgtgCTCAACGGGCGAGTCACCCACAGGCTCGTCTGTGTGTAGTGGTGCTGAGTTCAATAGAGCACACAAGAACCAAACGAGCATCAGGTGTCCTGCTTTACGTTCCAACACCGATGCTTTCGACGAATCTCcagccgccgtcgcggcgTCTCGGACATCCAACTCACCGACTGCAGTGCTAGCGGAAGCGGCTGAGGTCTTGTGCGTCGAGCTGCCAGAAGTATCTCTTTCTCAAACTTCACGAATTGCCTCCGCTGCCGGGGGTGGGCGGCTGGAGGTGCGCATGCGAGGGCTGGTGGCGCTTCCCTGTCTGCACGTGCCGGCATCATCTACCCCACCATCCCTGGATGAGAAGAAAGCATCGGCTACGTCGTCGTCCGctcacggcagcggcgatgtCGTGGCCGGGCGTCTGCACGCTGTTAGTTTTCGGCAGAACGCAATCACCAGCCTCGTCGTCCAGCCTGCTCGCAGCACGTCGAGCCCGAAAGTCTCACCAATCACACCTCGCAGCTCCCCTCTGCGCTGCTACGCACACGTGTCCTCGCTTGATCTCACACACAACGCACTTGCATCGATCGCTGGGATCGATGCCCTGCGATGCCTGCGCTCGTTACGTCTAGGGTTCAACAGACTCACTTCACTGGCGCCGCTCTGGGCGTCACCGTACGTAGCGGAGCTCGACGTGCTTGATGTGAGCTCAAATGCGCTGACCGAGTTACTCTCCGCAGATGATGTGCACGCCTTGAAGAGGCACCATATTCGCATCGTCACGCACCCCACGCAGGcgcacagcaccgcctgtGCCCACCGAAACAACAGTTCGAGCGGGCAGAAATATATGCAGCTGCGGGTGCTGTACGCATCTAACAATCAAATTTGCGAGGTGCCAAGTGCAATCTACTCCTTTACGCAGCTAGCAGATCTGCGGCTGAACAAGAATGTCATCAATCGTGTGCCGGACGGCTTTccggcgcgtgtgtgtttgccacTGCTGACGCGCGTGGAGCTGAGCATGAACGGACTCCCCTCAGCCGTGGTGGAGGCTGTGGCAGCGCGCGTTGAAGGGGCGCACCGTTttcgcggtggcagcggcccCTCTGCAGAGGCAAAGActgccgccttctctccgtcCGCCTCCAGGACAGGGGACAGCGTCTCATCGGAAGAAACGAGGAAAGGCACTGAGCGCTGCACCGAGCGGAGTCGCGATCACCACTTACTCCGACCGGCTGGTGGCGAAGAAAAAGCCAGAGCACCGGCAGACGAGGGCActggcgcggcggcctcgGCCAGAGCTTCCGCCCCGTTCAAGCGGAAGGCTGCCGGCTCTCTGCCGCCCACGGCGCCTGTCATCACTACCGCATCGGCACAGGAAGCAAAGCACCAAGACGCTGTCCAGTGCATAGCGGAGAACGTGTACAGTGTTGACCTCAATGTatgggctgctgcggtgcgtcGACGGCTTGAGGAGTTGCTGAGGAGATCATGTGACAGCGATGCGAGTGGCGCACTGAGTGCTACGCCAACGTGCTCCATGTACGAGCTTCTGGTATCCCTCTCCGACATTCTCAGCGGGAacagctgcggcggtggcgcaacgacgctgccgcgctATCGACGCCGTCTGACGACTACGGCCCGCACGATCGCATCACTTCTGCCGTGTCTGCCGTCGTGCTTCCTTGTCTACTACGAAGAGACCCAAGTGCgttgccctcctcttcttttgcTCACCGGCGTCACCGCTTCTATGGCGGCAGACCAGAGCGAGCTGCTCCTCTACGAGGTGTTGGCCCTTCACATTGTGCAGAACTGCCTGTGCATGGTGAGGGGTGCCACCGGTGGGGTAAGTCAGCCGTATGCGAGATtcacgccctcctctctggcGCTGCATTCGCCTGAGCTCTCATCGCAACAAGCGTGTAACGCCGAAAACAGCAGCGCGTCAGCCCTTCGTACCGAAGCGCCGGCGGCCAATCGTGCGAGCGGCAGTAAACCAACTCCGCGGCGGCCAAGTAGCCCTGGAACCTCGCGGCAGTTGAACTTTGCTGTGCCTCTGCAGGTTATCCATGTGATTGCTTTCCCCGAGGCTGCAGTCACCACCCACAGCTCCACGTCGGGCTTGTGGGCATATCTGAcctggcggcagcgctgggaAGCCGCCGTATCTCGTCGCCGGCTCCCAAGCAAGAGCTTTTATGTATGTGAGCTTGGGACACAGCCGGCGGGCGCGCATGCGTCACAATCACTGTCATCTGCAAATCAACCATTCACGGCGGGAGAAAACTGCAACGGTACTCACGAGACCCCGAATCCTGCAGAGCCGCGGTCTCTTTACCCCTTCACTGCCAACACCCCCATCCCACGCGTACTGGAGTGGCGCCGGTTGAACGAGTACAGACCCGCGTCGTACTGTGCAGTACCGCCTGCCTGGGACCTCCTCTACGatctgctcctccgctcctcCTTGCCGGAGAGTACCGCGCCAAGTCAGCCGCGCGCACTTGCCATGCCGCCACCGTTGACTGGGGTGGGCAGCCGCGTGCACCACGCACGTGGCATTCCCGTCTCTCTCGCATGCGTGCTGTTGCGCGCCATTGAGTATCCGAACTGTACTGGGGCGCCAATAACGTTTGCATCGCCAAtatcgccgctgctgcgctggccCACGCCAGGCACTGGTGGCTCTGCTGCCAGAGGAGCTCACAGCGGCACCTCTACTACCACCGCGCCCTACGCCCCTTGTGAGGACGTCATTCGCAGCGCCCTTCAGTGGCGCTACTACAGTCAGCAGCTGTGCAACCGCGTGGAGAGTGAAGTCAACAGTGTCGCCGCGGAGCAGGTGACGGTGTGCAACATGCCGCTGTACAGCGCTGAGGAAGTACTCCAGAGCCAGCAGAGAGCGGTTGCGGCGCTGAGCTCTCTGGGCCCACAATACACTCGCCTGCGGTGTAAACCGTGCAGGCAGAACGACGTCTCAGAGAAGCCACTCGAGAGCGCCGCCATTTCTAAGGAGGCTGCGTCTAACCTGCCCCTTGGGCGTTCCGCTTCAACGAAGCCGAGATCGCAAGCGCTACGCTCTACTTCGAGCGCTGTGACGTCCTATTTCGCAGGGCCATGTGCGAGCGAGGCCATCACCACGCCGGATACGACCGCGTGGAGCCACGAAAGTGAAGCGATCGACACACCCGCAGTGCCGGTTGGCGCTGATCGCGGAAGCACGCCGACTGCAGGAGCAGATGCGGAGGGCGGCAAGGCAGATGAACTGGGCGGCATCAAATAa